In a genomic window of Aggregatimonas sangjinii:
- a CDS encoding sulfatase-like hydrolase/transferase — MKMKFLLSALLWVFVLPLKAQKSVKKSPSDKPNIIFILTDDQRFDALGYAGNSLISTPEMDKLAKEGTYFSNAMVTTPICAASRASILTGLYERTHNFNFQTGNIRESYMTHSYPTILKGKGYKTGFYGKYGVRYDDLDKQFDEYESYDRNNAYDDRRGYYYKTLGKDTVHLTRYTGQKAIDFIAKAKTDEPFCLSLSFSAPHAHDSAEDQYFWQNESDVLLQDINMPGPDLGEDRYFEAQPKFVRDGFNRLRWTWRYDTPEKYQHSVKGYYRMISGIDREIEKIRAELKKKGLDKNTVIILMGDNGYFLGERQLAGKWLLYDNSVRVPLIVFDPRLKNQKDSDALALNIDVPSTILDLAGVASPETWQGKSLMPIASNKTKNLERDTVLLEHLWEFEHIPPSEGIRTKDWKYFRYVNDQSFEELYNLKDDPKEINNLAKNSKYTEKLNAFRAATDALILKNSDAFSEGPKNLIVEWIRDTEGVTIIDPKPEYGWVVPDGAVSQSAYQILVASSEENIDKNIGDIWDSGQVRTNSSSEIEHDGTPLESGSTYYWKVRIWDVDNRLSRYSEKQSFTMGSAQQTITTANSFQIEHIAPTSFEDRGDFYFMDFGKAAFATIDFTYEAKTPHTLTFRIGEQLDGENINRTPFEKSHIRYQEIQVPVKPGRTKYQLPVKVDKRNTLPGKALPLPKGFPVLMPFRYAELEGAQAPVTADNFRQVAHFSYWDDNTSSFESSDDILNQVWDLCKYSIKATTFNGLYVDGDRERIPYEADAYLNQLSHYTTDREYAIARQTIEYFMEHPTWPTEWQQHVALMFYADYMYTGNTELIEKYYEQLKYKTLYELANEDGLITSTKMTPELMANLGFPKTMKETFRDIVDWPSAGWGGDPSNKGERDGYVFKDYNTVVNSFYYQNMKIMAEFAEVLGKTKEAMDFELRALKAKKAVNEQMFDSERGIYVDGIGTDHAALHANMLPLAFNMVPEEHIASVVEHIKSRGMACSVYGSQYLMDGLYNAGAEDYALSLLTDTSDRSWFNMIRIGSTITLEAWDLKYKNNLDWNHAWGAVPANIIPRGLWGIQPKTPGFGVATIKPQMGDLKHSSIEVPTIKGSIKGEYESKNKRLQVFHIEIPANMVAELEIAPAPGKELMHNGEKVAAAFGSVRLNPGKHEIKLVINSF; from the coding sequence ATGAAAATGAAATTTTTGTTAAGTGCCCTTTTATGGGTTTTTGTACTTCCGCTCAAGGCCCAAAAATCGGTGAAGAAATCACCATCCGATAAACCCAATATTATCTTTATCCTAACAGATGACCAGCGCTTTGATGCGTTGGGATATGCCGGAAATTCGCTTATTTCAACGCCGGAAATGGACAAGTTGGCCAAAGAAGGTACGTATTTTTCCAACGCAATGGTGACCACTCCCATTTGTGCGGCGAGTCGGGCGAGTATCTTGACCGGACTGTATGAACGTACCCATAACTTCAACTTCCAGACAGGGAATATTCGGGAGTCGTATATGACGCATTCCTACCCCACCATCTTAAAAGGAAAGGGCTATAAAACGGGATTTTATGGTAAGTATGGCGTACGCTACGATGATTTGGATAAGCAGTTCGATGAATACGAATCCTACGACCGCAACAACGCTTACGATGATAGGCGCGGGTACTATTACAAAACCTTGGGCAAAGACACTGTTCACTTGACCAGATATACCGGCCAGAAAGCCATCGACTTTATAGCCAAAGCAAAAACGGATGAGCCGTTTTGCCTATCCTTGAGTTTTAGTGCGCCCCACGCCCATGACAGCGCGGAAGACCAATATTTTTGGCAGAACGAGTCGGATGTCCTGCTTCAGGATATCAATATGCCGGGACCCGATTTGGGAGAAGATCGCTATTTTGAGGCGCAACCGAAATTCGTACGTGATGGTTTTAACCGATTGCGGTGGACCTGGCGCTATGATACGCCTGAGAAATACCAACACAGTGTAAAAGGGTATTACCGGATGATTTCCGGTATCGACCGCGAGATTGAAAAAATCCGCGCCGAACTCAAGAAAAAAGGTTTGGATAAGAACACCGTCATCATCCTTATGGGCGATAACGGTTATTTTCTTGGTGAACGCCAATTGGCCGGAAAATGGTTATTGTATGACAATTCCGTTCGGGTACCCCTAATCGTGTTCGACCCCCGTTTAAAGAATCAGAAAGATAGCGATGCTTTGGCCTTGAACATCGACGTGCCCTCAACTATTCTTGACTTGGCGGGAGTTGCGTCTCCAGAGACTTGGCAGGGCAAAAGCCTAATGCCCATCGCATCGAACAAAACCAAGAACCTTGAGCGCGATACTGTATTGCTTGAACATCTTTGGGAGTTTGAGCACATTCCACCAAGTGAGGGTATTCGCACTAAAGATTGGAAGTATTTCAGGTACGTAAATGACCAATCGTTCGAAGAGCTCTACAACTTGAAAGATGACCCTAAAGAAATTAATAATCTTGCAAAAAATTCGAAATACACTGAAAAACTAAACGCTTTTCGGGCTGCGACCGACGCGCTTATTTTAAAAAATTCAGATGCCTTCTCGGAAGGCCCTAAAAATTTGATTGTCGAATGGATCAGGGATACGGAGGGAGTAACCATCATCGACCCTAAACCGGAATACGGATGGGTGGTTCCAGACGGGGCGGTTTCACAATCAGCCTATCAAATCTTGGTCGCTTCCTCCGAGGAAAACATCGATAAAAATATCGGGGATATCTGGGATAGTGGACAAGTTCGTACCAACAGCTCATCCGAAATCGAACACGACGGTACACCGTTGGAGAGCGGTTCAACTTATTATTGGAAAGTCCGTATTTGGGATGTGGACAATCGACTCTCAAGATATTCCGAAAAGCAGTCGTTTACCATGGGAAGTGCGCAGCAAACCATTACCACGGCAAACAGCTTTCAAATTGAACACATAGCTCCGACCTCCTTTGAAGATAGGGGTGATTTTTATTTTATGGATTTTGGAAAAGCGGCCTTTGCAACTATCGATTTCACCTATGAAGCAAAAACACCGCATACGCTAACCTTTCGCATTGGGGAACAATTGGATGGCGAAAATATCAATAGAACCCCCTTTGAAAAGAGTCATATCCGGTACCAGGAGATACAAGTTCCTGTAAAACCGGGACGGACCAAGTATCAACTTCCCGTTAAAGTGGACAAACGCAACACCTTGCCTGGCAAGGCGTTACCACTACCCAAAGGCTTTCCTGTGCTGATGCCCTTTAGATATGCAGAGCTAGAAGGTGCTCAAGCGCCCGTTACTGCAGATAATTTCAGACAAGTAGCCCACTTTAGCTACTGGGACGACAATACCAGTAGTTTTGAAAGCTCCGATGACATTCTGAACCAAGTATGGGACTTGTGTAAATATTCCATCAAGGCAACTACCTTCAATGGCTTGTATGTTGATGGCGATCGGGAACGTATACCCTATGAAGCCGATGCCTATTTGAACCAATTGAGTCACTACACCACCGATCGCGAGTATGCCATAGCGAGACAGACCATTGAATATTTTATGGAACATCCTACATGGCCGACGGAATGGCAGCAGCACGTGGCGCTCATGTTCTATGCCGATTATATGTACACGGGCAATACCGAACTTATCGAGAAGTATTATGAGCAATTAAAATATAAAACGCTGTATGAGCTGGCGAACGAAGATGGTTTGATTACCTCTACAAAAATGACTCCCGAACTGATGGCCAACCTTGGCTTTCCAAAAACGATGAAGGAGACCTTTCGGGACATCGTAGACTGGCCATCGGCGGGATGGGGCGGAGATCCATCCAACAAAGGAGAACGTGATGGCTACGTCTTTAAAGATTATAATACGGTGGTCAATTCATTTTACTATCAAAATATGAAGATTATGGCTGAATTTGCCGAAGTGCTGGGCAAGACCAAAGAAGCTATGGATTTTGAGCTCCGCGCCCTAAAGGCCAAGAAAGCGGTCAATGAGCAAATGTTCGATTCGGAGAGGGGAATCTACGTTGATGGGATAGGTACCGACCATGCCGCGCTACATGCCAACATGCTACCCTTAGCGTTCAATATGGTACCCGAAGAGCATATTGCTTCCGTAGTCGAACATATAAAATCACGGGGAATGGCTTGTAGTGTTTATGGTTCACAATATTTAATGGACGGATTGTACAACGCCGGCGCTGAAGATTACGCGCTTTCGCTACTGACGGATACCAGTGACCGAAGTTGGTTTAATATGATACGTATTGGCTCTACCATTACTTTGGAAGCATGGGACTTGAAATACAAGAATAATTTGGACTGGAACCATGCCTGGGGAGCAGTACCCGCCAATATAATTCCCCGTGGCCTTTGGGGCATTCAACCCAAAACACCTGGGTTCGGCGTTGCTACAATCAAACCGCAAATGGGTGATTTGAAACACAGTAGTATCGAAGTACCTACGATAAAGGGGAGCATTAAGGGGGAGTATGAATCTAAAAATAAAAGATTGCAGGTATTCCATATCGAGATTCCAGCCAATATGGTCGCCGAACTTGAAATTGCTCCGGCCCCAGGAAAGGAACTGATGCATAATGGTGAAAAGGTAGCAGCTGCATTTGGTTCGGTGCGCTTGAATCCGGGGAAACACGAAATTAAACTCGTCATTAATTCATTTTAG
- a CDS encoding peroxiredoxin family protein — translation MGKLQDFQKLVIANASHVKGLKAGDVAPDFTLPNAFGKMISLSEVVKSSHVILKFYRGEWCPICNLDLRAIQASLPQIKALGAVVLAISPQKPDDALTLTEKNHLDFEVLSDADQQVIKDYRLQFDPGIGYHKRRDLTLLNADGSKTLPVPATFIINRQRIITTAHVEANYTERMLPSEIIKTLLDEKHKT, via the coding sequence GTTGGTTATCGCAAATGCTTCCCATGTAAAAGGATTGAAAGCTGGGGATGTAGCCCCCGACTTCACTTTGCCAAACGCTTTCGGCAAAATGATTTCGCTTTCAGAGGTAGTAAAATCGAGCCATGTTATTCTGAAATTCTACCGAGGTGAATGGTGCCCTATCTGTAACCTGGATTTAAGGGCCATACAAGCATCCCTACCGCAAATTAAAGCCTTGGGCGCGGTAGTATTGGCCATTAGTCCCCAAAAACCTGATGATGCACTGACCCTAACGGAAAAGAATCATCTTGATTTTGAGGTCCTGAGTGATGCGGACCAGCAAGTCATAAAGGATTATCGTCTTCAGTTCGATCCCGGGATAGGGTACCATAAAAGACGTGATTTAACCCTCTTGAATGCGGATGGCTCCAAAACCTTACCTGTTCCGGCTACCTTTATCATCAATAGGCAGCGAATAATTACAACGGCCCATGTAGAGGCAAATTATACTGAAAGGATGCTTCCGTCCGAAATCATAAAAACATTGCTTGACGAAAAGCACAAAACTTGA